One window of Tachysurus vachellii isolate PV-2020 chromosome 21, HZAU_Pvac_v1, whole genome shotgun sequence genomic DNA carries:
- the mfsd13al gene encoding transmembrane protein 180-like isoform X1, which translates to MKVLRLSTHPASVAYCMTTLGSSMMNSMFSFYYVKLFLNKYNISEGDFHKSQVVYMIWNALNDPLFGYLQDNSRIPCCSQRRMSILYGAPFYSLAFLLAWFPWRSYEAGDWLSGMHLVITLCAFDGMLTFVLLAQCALFAEISENHQIRLRLIKYSQVASLIGSSSVLFCGLISQNMDDFFAFQVFCVLVALLGCACMIYTGFYSESRFDAKVTEVSSHQPPLSLTAVSTMTKQILTNRDFQLFVIMNFFQVFLLAFFNNFAMIFADHLIPPDVLPWLAKSLMYGAGFICPQLLVLCSQNLLHVLGYYRIVLITFAVEAGGAMMMLLLGAGHYYCLAVFITVNMILVQASFSLFNLPLADIIDSDLQKYKRSSPLSSMVFGTNALFTKPAQSLAPMLVVSILNQYGYEEMKVGNVTDQSALEALHTTMFYLICLVPLCITSLQFLFWKPFSIRESHTTDSKYIEG; encoded by the exons ATGAAGGTTTTGAGGCTGTCGACACATCCAGCCTCAGTGGCTTACTGCATGACGACACTCGGCTCCAGCATGATGAACAGCATGTTTAGTTTTTATTACGTCAAACTCTTCCTGAACAAATACAACATATCAGAGGGAGATTTCCACAAGTCTCAG GTGGTGTACATGATCTGGAACGCGCTGAACGACCCGCTCTTCGGCTACCTGCAGGACAACTCTCGCATTCCATGCTGCTCTCAGCGCCGGATGTCCATCCTGTATGGCGCTCCTTTCTACAGCCTGGCCTTTCTGCTCGCCTGGTTCCCGTGGCGATCGTACGAGGCGGGCGACTGGCTGAGCGGCATGCACCTGGTCATCACGCTGTGTGCCTTTGACGGCATGCTGACCTTCGTGCTCCTGGCCCAGTGCGCCCTCTTCGCCGAGATCTCGGAGAACCACCAGATCCGGCTGAGGCTCATCAAGTACAGCCAGGTGGCGTCTCTTATCGGCTCGTCCAGCGTGCTGTTCTGTGGCCTCATCTCCCAAAACATGGACGACTTCTTTGCCTTCCAGGTCTTCTGCGTCTTGGTGGCGCTGCTAGGATGCGCCTGCATGATCTACACGGGCTTCTACAGCGAGAGCCGCTTTGACGCGAAGGTCACCGAGGTCAGCTCGCATCAGCCTCCTCTGTCGCTCACCGCCGTGTCAACCATGACCAAGCAGATCCTCACCAATCGTGacttccagctgtttgtgatcATGAACTTCTTCCAGGTTTTCCTCTTGGCCTTCTTTAACAACTTTGCCATGATCTTCGCGGACCACCTCATCCCACCAGACGTCCTGCCGTGGCTGGCCAAGAGCCTCATGTACGGAGCCGGATTTATCTGCCCCCAG ttactgGTGTTGTGCAGTCAGAATCTGCTGCATGTGTTGGGTTATTACCGCATCGTCCTCATCACATTTGCTGTGGAAGCAGGAGGGGCAATGATGATGCTGCTGCTCGGCGCCGGACACTACTACTGTCTCGCTGTGTTCATCACTgtcaacat GATTTTGGTCCAGGCCTCTTTCAGCCTCTTTAACCTGCCGCTAGCTGACATCATCGACTCTGACCTGCAGAAGTACAAGCGCAG CTCTCCGCTTTCATCGATGGTTTTCGGGACCAACGCTCTCTTCACCAAACCCGCACAGTCTTTAGCACCCATGCTGGTGGTCTCCATTTTAAACCAGTATGGCTACGAGGAGATGAAGGTTGGGAACGTGACAGATCAGAG
- the cdr2a gene encoding cerebellar degeneration-related protein 2, which yields MLTDVIVEEDFNEQELWFSRKELEHDLHLAAELGKSLLERNHDLEQGLQQMYSTNQEQLQEIEYLNKQVELLRQMNDQHTKMYEQLDVAARDLETTNHRLVLDNRTAQGKIQSLTETIDSLQSHMETLQKQVEELKASQSERSRRERAETRRRGLAAQSVSCLYDLHRDMHLSSESLSDDRSWWALDGGLVEEEKSALQSALRSLHTQLGSERERREAAEKVTELAERENRALEEQLAQLEGTRRHQAELEAEVEELRQLWRSETSRVRPTDSLIADAVFFLTEEKGAESGAEVIEVEEEDGSEQELRRVHDLTCIRRSEAVRQRGISLLNEVDAQYSVLKTKYEELLLRCHGGDPSHKAVQTPTASLKTRPASLTDDTYQPEYRALFKEIFTCIQKTKEDLSENRTKPRHKHTL from the exons ATGCTCACGGATGTGATCGTGGAGGAGGATTTTAATGAGCAGGAGCTGTGGTTCAGCAGGAAGGAGCTGGAACATG ATCTCCATCTGGCCGCAGAGTTGGGAAAGTCTCTGCTGGAGAGGAACCATGATCTTGAGCAGGGTCTTCAGCAGATGTACTCCACCAATCAGGAGCAGCTGCAGGAGATTGAG taCCTGAACAAGCAGGTGGAGTTACTGAGGCAGATGAACGATCAGCACACTAAAATGTACGAGCAGCTAGATGTTGCAGCGCGAGACCTGGAGACCACGAACCACCGGCTGGTGCTGGACAACCGCACGGCTCAGGGAAAGATCCAGAG CCTGACTGAGACCATTGACAGTCTGCAGTCTCACATGGAGACGTTACAGAAGCAGGTGGAGGAGCTGAAGGCGTCACAGTCGGAGCGCTCGAGGAGAGAACGTGCTGAAACTCGTCGTCGTGGCCTCGCCGCTCAGAGTGTCTCCTGCCTCTACGACCTGCACCGTGATAT gcatcTGAGCTCAGAGAGCCTCAGTGATGATCGCTCGTGGTGGGCGCTGGATGGTGGTCtggtggaggaggagaaatCGGCCCTTCAGAGTGCACTGCGTAGTCTACACACCCAGCTGGGCAGCGAGCGCGAACGCCGGGAAGCGGCGGAGAAGGTTACAGAGCTGGCAGAGCGAGAGAACCGAGCGCTGGAGGAACAGCTGGCACAGCTGGAGGGGACGCGGCGTCACCAGGCCGAGCTAGAGGCGGAGGTGGAGGAGCTTCGGCAGTTGTGGCGCTCTGAAACATCGCGCGTTAGACCTACAGACTCGCTCATAGCCGATGCCGTGTTCTTCCTCACCGAGGAGAAAGGGGCGGAGTCAGGGGCAGAGGTGATAGAGGTAGAGGAAGAGGACGGGTCCGAACAGGAGCTGAGACGCGTGCACGATCTGACTTGTATACGGCGATCTGAGGCGGTGAGGCAGCGTGGCATCTCTCTGCTGAACGAGGTGGACGCGCAGTACAGTGTCCTGAAGACCAAATACGAGGAGCTGCTGTTGCGCTGCCACGGCGGAGACCCCAGTCACAAAGCCGTCCAGACTCCCACCGCCTCCCTCAAAACTCGACCCGCCTCCCTAACGGACGACACCTACCAGCCCGAGTACAGGGCTCTCTTCAAGGAGATCTTCACTTGTATTCAGAAGACCAAAGAGGACCTGAGTGAAAACCGTACCAAGCCCaggcacaagcacacactctga
- the sdr42e2 gene encoding putative short-chain dehydrogenase/reductase family 42E member 2, giving the protein MKENGSLCQVEQLPHGCLLEPSLNGCHSQSYKRTGRMSGNAGVRNRAYGAVKALYSSPDCSPSVRLESTEQILKSGGGEKVLVTGGAGFFGFRLGKALAREGISVILLDLHQPRWELPDGAVFLQGDVRDYDTLYKVCAGVDCIFHTASYGMSGPEQLRKEQVESVNVGGTNNVINVCCERGVSRLVYTSTVNVVFAGKPIEDGDEDSVPCVPLDKHIDHYSRTKAMAECLVLKANRRPLQGGGLLQTCVLRPSGIYGPEERRHLHRVMVNVERRLFSFTFGDPRARMNWVHVDNLVMAHVLAAEGLTSARGCVANGQAYFINDGESVNVFDWMTPLFERLGYTRPLIRLPVSLVYSAAFLMEHLHLALRPVMEIPLLLTRNEVRNIAVSHTFRIEKARQELGFSPKKYTLGDSVDQYLQSRPVPSASSVKESWSFLFVLMMMMVLMGLVVLLLCPRWRQH; this is encoded by the exons ATGAAGGAGAACGGGTCCTTGTGTCAAGTGGAGCAGCTTCCCCACGGGTGCCTGCTAGAGCCCAGCCTTAACGGGTGCCACTCCCAGAGTTATAAGCGCACCGGCCGGATGTCCGGCAATGCAGGAGTCCGAAACAGAGCCTACGGTGCCGTTAAAGCTCTGTACAGTAGTCCTGACTGCAGCCCTTCCGTCAGACTGGAGAGCACGGAGCAAATCTTGAAGAGCGGAGGAGGCGAGAAGGTGCTGGTGACTGGGGGTGCTGGCTTCTTTGGCTTCAGACTTGGCAAGGCTCTCGCCAGGGAGGGCATCAGTGTAATCCTGCTGGATCTGCACCAGCCGCGATGGGAGCTTCCTGATGGAGCAGTGTTCCTGCAG ggaGACGTGCGTGATTATGACACCCTGTATAAGGTGTGTGCCGGAGTGGACTGTATATTTCACACTGCATCCTATGGCATGTCAGGACCAGAGCAG CTCAGGAAAGAGCAGGTGGAGTCCGTCAACGTTGGTGGCACCAACAACGTCATCAATG tgtgttgtgAGCGTGGCGTCTCCAGACTGGTGTACACCAGCACGGTGAACGTGGTGTTTGCTGGGAAACCAATCGAGGACGGGGACGAGGACTCCGTACCATGCGTGCCTCTGGATAAG CACATAGACCATTACTCCAGAACCAAAGCTATGGCCGAATGCCTGGTCCTCAAAGCTAACAGAAGGCCGTTACAAG gtggTGGTCTGCTTCAGACGTGTGTGTTACGCCCGTCTGGTATCTATGGTCCGGAGGAGAGGAGACACCTACATCGTGTGATg gTGAATGTGGAGCGCAGGTTGTTCAGTTTCACGTTTGGTGATCCTAGGGCGAGGATGAACTGGGTGCATGTGGATAATCTGGTCATGGCTCATGTCCTGGCAGCTGAAGGTCTGACGTCTGCGAGAGGCTGCGTGGCA AATGGACAGGCCTACTTCATCAACGATGGGGAGTCTGTTAACGTCTTCGACTGGATGACGCCATTG TTTGAGAGACTGGGCTACACTCGTCCTCTGATCCGTCTCCCGGTTTCACTCGTCTACTCGGCAG CTTTCTTGATGGAGCATTTACACTTGGCCCTGAGACCTGTGATGGAGATTCCTCTGCTCCTGACCAGAAACGag GTGAGAAACATCGCTGTGAGCCACACCTTCAGGATCGAGAAGGCACGTCAGGAGCTGGGCTTCTCCCCAAAGAAGTACACCCTCGGCGACTCTGTGGACCAGTACCTCCAGAGCCGACCTGTCCCATCCGCTTCCTCTGTCAAGGAGTCCTGGTCCTTCCTCTTtgtcctgatgatgatgatggtgctgATGGGACTGGTGGTGCTACTGCTTTGCCCACGCTGGCGTCAGCATTAG